AGACACCTTCATCTATCACAGTTTGCCTGTATAGTCAGATAGGTTCTCTGAGATCAGACTGAAGAAATATTTTTAAGTGTGCTGAACCACCACAGTGTAATTGCTTCATTCATTAGgtcctttttcatttcattcataaaactgTAATCCAAATATTCCCTCTTCACAGTGTCAGTATCATTTCTGAACCAGCAAGTGGTCTTGGATAATGCATTTTACTAGTTTTAATAGGTGACCACAAGACTAAGGAAGCATTATTGGCTGATCACTAAACTTGTGTCAGCACTGAAAAGAagacacatgaaacacacaagtCCATATCGTCTGAATCTTTACTGGTCACACCAAATGAAAGGAGAGGATCAGAGTATGTAAAACATTGTACCTGGATCACATGGTTTCTAAAgtcataaaaaaatgaacagagttCATGAAGTCTACAGCAAGACATGATgggacaacaaaacagaaatgctaACAATATTTACAGCTCAGCAGAAATAGGAGGCCTGTGCATGAAATAGACTGTTTGAAGAGAAAATAAGACAGAACATGACTGAGATACAGTCACCACAGGTACACCACCAGCAGCTTCTTCAGATCAGACTGCACTGATCTGACACTGAACAAACCAGTTGTGATGTTTGTGGTGTTGGAGATGACAGAGTTCTTGTTTTGACTGCACTCCTTCTCAGCCATTAGAGGCAAGATGGACACACAGAATAATACTGGGATTATGATCGATATAATCCCACTGATGGACTCACAGTCCTTCAACAAgctgcagaggacagacagacttCCAACAACTGTCTGTGGGTGGGGACGTTTCTGACATGTCTTTTAGActctccctccactccctggtgtctcccctctgctctcttcttatccccactctctctgtcactttcagTCCTTGCCAAATTTTCCTATTTTAAATCCAACCCTCTCCAGCTTTTCCTTTACTCTTATTATTAATTGCTCTATACattcctccatccatctctccagATTTACTCAACCACTTCCCAAATattcatgtgaaaatatacaaagaaaatatttctgattccaGCTGACCTCACTGAGTGTGTTTGACAGGAGTGATGATCAGAGGTGCAGCTTCATCCAAGCTGGGGCTGAAGAGAGGATAGATCTGCTCAGTGAAGGAGCAGCCAGAGAAAGAGTAGATCAGAGTCTCGGCCTCCACATCATAGAAAGACACCAGTCCCTCCTCATAATCTACAAACACCCCGACCTTCTCAGGCTTCtggctcagagagagagaaacactggtTTTATCTAAAACCCAGCACTTATTTCCACGTCTCTGACATATGATCCAGTATCCATTCATGGGGCTGTATGAGATATTTCCCTTCCTGCTGATTGACTTTCTGACCACTCCAACATCCCACTCATCTCCTTTCATCTGAACCTCAAAGTAGAATCTCCCTGAAGAGAAACCTTCTTTTCCCAGGACATTGATTTCTTtatcaaacctctctgggttgTCGGGAAGATCCTGGCGTGTGTCTCCACATCTCACTTGTTTCCCGTCCTCAGACAGGATAAGTTTAGggtgtgctgtgtttgggtcGAGGGTCACATCCACTGCATACAGCTGCTGGATCCTCCTCAGCCTAAAGTCTTCTGGCAGCTTCTGCAGATCTTCTTTAGTCTTCTCTATGTGTTGAAGCAGAGTCTTCATCTCTTTAGTGGTTGTCTCCTCCAGCTGAAGCACAGCTGTCCTCACCGTCTCCACACAGTGATGTGTGCAGACACTGATGCCAGACCAGTTCTTGGTGCGTGGAGAAGAGGAGACAGATGGGAagctctggaggagctggagctggtcTTCAGTGAGGGAGAGACGCTCCAGCTCAGAGCTTGTCCTCTGGAGCTCAGTgatttcctcctccagctctttgaTGAAGCCCTCAGCctgtttctgtgctgctctctgcctctcttcaaTCACCTCCATCAGCTCAGCCTGCTGTCTCTGGATGGAGGCCACCAGAGCAGTGAAGACCTCAGCAGTTTTAGCTAGCTCTTCATCTGTGTCCTTCTTGTTGAGCTGCACTGATGCTTTCATCTCCTCAACCTTCTCCTGTCGTTCTTGTATCATCTTCTGTACTTCTGACTTTTTCTTCTCCAGCTGAGCCTTCATCTCTTCATACTCTTCCTCTAAAGGAACTGTATCATGAGTCTTGTGCTCTGTacacatgacacaaacacacagttggtCGGTCCTGCAGAAAAGGTCTAACATCTTGTCATGTTTCTTACACATCCTGTCCTCCAGGTTCTCCACAGGATCGATCAGCTTGTGTCTCTTCAGGGCTGCGACTCTCTgatgaggctccaggtgagtcTCACAATAAGAGGTCAAACACACCAGGCAGGACTTCAAGGCCTTAAGTTTAGTGCCAGGACAGAAGTCACAGGGCACCTCCACTGGTTTGACAGGTTTCTGCTGCTGGATGTTGGAACTTGCAGCTTTAACATCAACAGACTTCCTGAACTGAGCCGCCATTTCAGAGACCAAAGTATTGACAAAGAGATCTGGCCTGTTCACAAATGTCTTTTTACACATTGGACATTCACACTTGTCATTGTTGTCCCAACATTTGGTGATACAGGCTTTACAGAAGTTGTGTCCACATGGAGTAGAGACAGGCTCAGTGAAAACATCCAGACAGACTGAGCACAGGAACTGCTCTTCAGACAGGAGACTGCAGGCTGAGGCCATTTCtactggagaggagaggagaggagagaggagaggagaggagaggaggagagaggagagaggaggtgtttCAGTGATATGGATCATAAAGTTCAGTGCCTTTTCCAATCCTCACACTTtcaataaattatttgttaaaCTGGTTACAATCCACAACACTTCTTGTGTTATTATACATTTCTCCTAATAGAACACAAAGACAATAACTGTGTTTGGTTGATTATAAACACTCTTGCTGTGATTGAAAGTAAGTCATGTTGCAGAAATCTGATTCCAAACTGGTGAGGATGAATCACTGAAAACTCTTCATTCCTACAAAGCTGCTGTGAGAGAAAAGAACAAAGTAACTTTGAGATGAAGGAGTTCACACTGTCTGACATCATGGATGTTGATGATGGTAACATGATCCCAAACACACTTGCTGCTGTTGAAATCAACTCTGTACACTTTATTAATAACCAGCAAATGAATCAAAAAGTAATGAGAAGTTAccagattacattacatttgtttgttcttGATTGGGATTTGGAGTGTAACATGATTTCTCCAAGTCTGGACAAACTGTATCAATTACAGAGACTGAAATATCAATGTTATTGTAAACTCTACTAAGTAGAGTGAAAGTTTACACACAATGTAGAAATTAGCCTAtacattgttaaaaataaatacatttatgagCCAAATCatgacacagcaaaacagaCTGTCTCACGTTGACATGTTGGTAGATTTATGAATTTCCAACACAAAGTGAAGACATGTAGATAAAAATGGAGTTCAACCTCACCTGTGACACTGTCTCTGCTTTCTTTCTGTGACAAACCTAGAAACTAAACAGCCTTTTCGCCTGAGAGATTCCTCTAGAGGTAAGTAacttttagtttcattttcctGAAATCAAACTGAGGTGCCCTCCCACTCCAGTTAACCCTTTGTGAGCTGAGCCAAACCAGTCAGACTGCATCAGATTGAAATGACTTGACTCCTACAAAGCTGCTGTGAGAGAAAAGAACAAAGTAACTTTCAGATGAAAAATACCAACAGGAGTTCACACTGTCTGACATCATGGATGTTGATGATGGTAACACGATCCcaaacacacctgctgctgttgaaacTAACTTTGTAAACTTTATTATTAACCGGCAAATTCCGGCTCCAGCCGCGCTGACCACATCAGCCTTcatgacagcagcagtggtggtaAGTCCTGCTCCTCCCCCGAATTCACATCAGCTTATTAATTATAATACAAGTACAAAGTTaccaacaataaaataaaattaaccccctgaaccccaaacccgcggGCGGGAtggaaagacatgtattttttaaaaaatcgccaaaattcaaccgtttatcatagctggaagctttaaaaacctattttttcgtcggaatcagtgacacttgtgggcacctgaaaaaatgttgtgtacacttattccagtttttctcgatttttgtaaaataaattatccaaaaaaatcagtttgccctttttattttttttattatttatggcactataactctttcatactgtgtgaaagacatttttgaatggcttcaggtgatagccacagctg
The Myripristis murdjan chromosome 16, fMyrMur1.1, whole genome shotgun sequence DNA segment above includes these coding regions:
- the LOC115374007 gene encoding zinc finger protein RFP-like, whose amino-acid sequence is MASACSLLSEEQFLCSVCLDVFTEPVSTPCGHNFCKACITKCWDNNDKCECPMCKKTFVNRPDLFVNTLVSEMAAQFRKSVDVKAASSNIQQQKPVKPVEVPCDFCPGTKLKALKSCLVCLTSYCETHLEPHQRVAALKRHKLIDPVENLEDRMCKKHDKMLDLFCRTDQLCVCVMCTEHKTHDTVPLEEEYEEMKAQLEKKKSEVQKMIQERQEKVEEMKASVQLNKKDTDEELAKTAEVFTALVASIQRQQAELMEVIEERQRAAQKQAEGFIKELEEEITELQRTSSELERLSLTEDQLQLLQSFPSVSSSPRTKNWSGISVCTHHCVETVRTAVLQLEETTTKEMKTLLQHIEKTKEDLQKLPEDFRLRRIQQLYAVDVTLDPNTAHPKLILSEDGKQVRCGDTRQDLPDNPERFDKEINVLGKEGFSSGRFYFEVQMKGDEWDVGVVRKSISRKGNISYSPMNGYWIICQRRGNKCWVLDKTSVSLSLSQKPEKVGVFVDYEEGLVSFYDVEAETLIYSFSGCSFTEQIYPLFSPSLDEAAPLIITPVKHTQ